A genomic region of Erythrobacter sp. SCSIO 43205 contains the following coding sequences:
- the dksA gene encoding RNA polymerase-binding protein DksA translates to MAAAASEEIEIIEKAKELLGEDYTPSDDEEYMSERQLAYFQMLLLDWKRSIHSAAGQTLQSLADGPIREADLNDRASSETDWGIELRTRDRQRKLVSKIDSALRRIKEGEYGYCEVTGDPIGLKRLIARPVATMTVEAQEAHERREKISRDD, encoded by the coding sequence ATGGCAGCGGCGGCATCTGAAGAGATTGAAATCATCGAAAAAGCCAAAGAGCTTCTTGGCGAAGATTACACACCGAGTGATGATGAAGAGTATATGAGCGAGCGTCAGCTTGCGTATTTTCAAATGCTTTTGCTTGATTGGAAACGCTCCATTCATTCAGCAGCCGGTCAAACGCTTCAATCGCTTGCGGATGGACCTATTCGCGAAGCTGACCTGAATGACCGCGCGTCGAGCGAAACCGATTGGGGTATCGAACTGCGCACCCGCGATCGTCAGCGTAAACTTGTCTCCAAAATCGATTCTGCCCTTCGCCGCATCAAGGAAGGCGAATATGGCTATTGCGAAGTGACCGGAGATCCCATCGGGCTCAAACGTCTGATTGCAAGGCCGGTTGCGACTATGACGGTTGAGGCGCAAGAAGCGCATGAGCGTCGTGAGAAAATCTCGCGCGACGACTGA
- a CDS encoding GNAT family N-acetyltransferase: MSDGELTVRLAPGVGEFDASEWNALRGADNPFMSHEFLTSLEDSGSVGSGTGWDPAPITITDEAGKLLAAMPSYAKGHSQGEYVFDHAWADALHRAGRNYYPKIQIAAPFTPASGPRLLLSAPSLATHLLKGAEVVCSQNGLSSAHATFVEPAQVPIFEEEGWLIRSDLQFHWLNRDYDSFDEFLGDLASRKRKNLRKEREAAVRGLRIERLSGDAIKPEHWDAFWVFYQDTGARKWGTPYLTREAFTLMGERMGDRIVLILAFDGDEPIAGALNFVGKDAIYGRYWGCTRDVRFLHFELCYYQAIDIAIELGLPRVEAGAQGGHKLARGYEPVQTFSAHYLVDPGFREAVADFLERERQGVAADQVYLDQRTPFKKGD; the protein is encoded by the coding sequence ATGAGCGACGGCGAACTTACAGTTCGGCTGGCACCCGGTGTCGGTGAATTTGATGCCAGCGAATGGAATGCGCTGCGGGGCGCGGATAACCCATTCATGTCGCACGAATTTCTGACTTCGCTTGAAGATTCAGGCAGTGTGGGATCTGGCACAGGATGGGATCCCGCCCCAATCACGATCACCGATGAGGCGGGCAAGCTGCTCGCCGCCATGCCAAGCTATGCAAAGGGACATTCTCAAGGCGAATATGTCTTCGACCATGCTTGGGCGGATGCTTTGCACCGCGCAGGTCGCAATTATTATCCCAAAATTCAAATCGCAGCGCCGTTTACTCCGGCAAGCGGTCCTCGCTTGTTGCTCTCTGCCCCCTCTCTCGCGACACACCTTTTGAAAGGCGCGGAAGTGGTGTGTTCGCAAAATGGCCTTTCATCGGCTCACGCAACCTTTGTGGAGCCTGCGCAGGTGCCGATCTTTGAGGAAGAGGGTTGGCTCATCCGCAGCGACCTCCAGTTTCACTGGCTCAACCGTGACTACGATAGTTTTGATGAGTTCTTGGGCGATCTCGCGTCGCGCAAGCGCAAGAATTTGCGCAAAGAACGCGAGGCAGCGGTAAGGGGCCTACGGATTGAGCGGCTTTCAGGCGATGCGATCAAGCCAGAGCATTGGGACGCGTTTTGGGTGTTTTATCAAGACACTGGCGCGCGCAAATGGGGGACGCCTTATCTAACGCGAGAAGCCTTTACATTGATGGGGGAGCGGATGGGCGATCGTATCGTCCTCATTCTTGCGTTTGACGGCGATGAACCCATTGCAGGCGCGCTTAATTTCGTCGGCAAGGATGCGATCTATGGCCGCTATTGGGGATGCACGCGCGATGTGCGCTTTTTGCATTTCGAACTGTGTTATTATCAGGCGATCGACATTGCGATCGAGCTTGGCTTGCCGCGTGTAGAGGCCGGGGCGCAGGGCGGGCACAAGCTTGCCCGGGGCTATGAACCGGTGCAGACTTTCTCAGCCCACTATCTCGTCGATCCCGGCTTTCGCGAAGCGGTTGCCGATTTTCTTGAGCGCGAACGTCAAGGCGTTGCCGCGGATCAAGTGTATCTGGATCAAAGAACACCGTTCAAAAAAGGCGATTGA